The Cheilinus undulatus linkage group 2, ASM1832078v1, whole genome shotgun sequence genome has a window encoding:
- the her13 gene encoding hairy-related 13, with protein MAPAARPSDTRPGMEEDECYEGIQKADRKTRKPLVEKKRRARINESLQELRTLLADTDFHAKMENAEVLEMTVKKVEDILKNRSQETDTLNREASERFAAGYIQCMHEVHMFVSSCPGIDSTVAAELLNHLLECMPLNEDHLQDVLMDLITDTTGSNGSTWHGGGESHCAALASPGGRSVSSSSSSALSPAPSTMSSEDLCSDLDETDSEHNQSATEASESREALSMRTVTYPRSMWRPW; from the exons ATGGCCCCCGCGGCTCGGCCCAGCGACACCAGACCCGGTATGGAGGAGGACGAGTGCTACGAGGGGATCCAGAAGGCGGACAGAAAG ACCAGGAAACCTCTggtggagaagaagaggagagctCGCATCAATGAAAGTCTGCAGGAGCTCAGGACTCTCCTGGCGGACACAGAC TTTCATGCCAAAATGGAGAACGCAGAGGTGCTGGAGATGACGGTGAAGAAGGTGGAGGACATCCTGAAGAACAGGAGTCAAG AAACCGACACCCTGAACAGAGAAGCCAGTGAGCGGTTTGCAGCAGGATACATCCAGTGCATGCATGAGGTCCACATGTTCGTGTCCAGCTGTCCTGGGATCGACTCCACTGTGGCAGCGGAGCTCCTGAACCACCTGCTGGAGTGTATGCCCCTGAACGAAGACCACCTCCAGGACGTGTTGATGGATCTGATCACCGACACGACTGGAAGTAATGGCAGCACTTGGCACGGAGGCGGCGAGTCACACTGCGCGGCTCTCGCTTCGCCGGGAGGAAGGAGCGTGTCCAGCAGCTCGTCCTCCGCTCTCTCCCCAGCGCCCTCCACCATGTCCAGTGAGGACCTGTGTTCCGACCTGGACGAGACCGACAGTGAGCACAACCAGAGCGCCACAGAGGCCTCAGAAAGCAGGGAGGCTCTGAGCATGCGCACCGTGACCTACCCTCGCTCCATGTGGAGGCCCTGGTAG
- the her8.2 gene encoding hairy-related 8.2 translates to MTAASMAHNVGKHASAKEERKLRKPLIERKRRERINNCLDQLKETVIGAFRLDQSKLEKADILEMTVKHLQNIQNNKVNDPSLGLEAQQRYSTGYIQCMHEVHNMLLTCDWMDKTLGSRLLNHLLKSLPRSTDERPLQLSPRRDVPPPPPTGHPCTPLRGDSVSGRQLQREAPTCHVSGRPERAALHNSQLGLLEMWRPW, encoded by the exons ATGACTGCTGCATCCATGGCGCACAACGTGGGGAAACATGCCAGTGCCAAGGAGGAGAGAAAG ctgagaaaGCCTCTCATTGAGAGAAAACGACGGGAGAGGATAAATAACTGTTTGGATCAGTTGAAAGAAACCGTGATCGGAGCGTTCAGGCTGGAT CAATCCAAACTGGAGAAGGCAGATATTCTGGAGATGACAGTGAAGCATCTGCAGAACATCCAGAACAACAAAGTCAATG ACCCCTCATTAGGCCTGGAGGCCCAGCAGAGATACAGCACAGGCTACATCCAGTGCATGCACGAGGTCCACAACATGCTCCTCACCTGCGACTGGATGGACAAAACTCTGGGCTCCCGTCTTCTAAACCACCTCCTCAAGTCCCTGCCCAGGTCCACAGATGAGCGCCCTCTCCAGCTTTCACCCAGACGTGatgttcctcctcctcctccaacaGGGCACCCCTGCACCCCCCTCAGAGGAGACTCCGTCTCTGGGAGGCAGCTCCAGAGAGAAGCACCAACCTGCCACGTGTCAGGACGGCCAGAGAGAGCAGCACTCCACAACTCCCAGTTGGGGCTGCTGGAGATGTGGAGGCCCTGGTGA